A genome region from Maridesulfovibrio salexigens DSM 2638 includes the following:
- a CDS encoding SDR family NAD(P)-dependent oxidoreductase, translating into MENKTVLITGGNKGIGLELTEMFIADGANVIVAARDFSNFKYNQHPQVRTEKFDFQNVAGIPEFIAGLPAIDVLINNAGVMYATPYDEYTAESVDQVLKINIEAPVALITAVSESMKDKKYGRIVNNASIAGQIGHPDVWYGITKAGVINMTKSFAKILGPHGIVVNAVAPGPIETDMLHTIPQARRDAIKAAVYTGRFGKPEEVASAMHWLATDCPEYINGTCIDINNGSFPR; encoded by the coding sequence ATGGAAAATAAAACTGTCTTAATTACCGGCGGAAACAAGGGGATCGGCCTTGAGCTTACCGAGATGTTCATCGCAGACGGAGCCAACGTAATCGTCGCGGCCCGTGATTTCTCAAACTTCAAGTACAACCAGCATCCGCAGGTAAGAACCGAAAAATTCGATTTTCAAAATGTAGCAGGAATCCCTGAATTCATTGCCGGACTGCCTGCAATCGATGTGCTTATCAACAATGCCGGAGTTATGTACGCAACACCGTATGACGAATATACCGCTGAAAGCGTAGATCAAGTCCTCAAGATTAACATTGAGGCTCCGGTGGCCCTGATTACCGCCGTTTCCGAATCAATGAAAGACAAAAAGTACGGTCGTATTGTCAACAACGCATCGATCGCCGGACAGATCGGGCACCCCGATGTATGGTATGGAATTACCAAAGCCGGAGTCATCAACATGACCAAAAGCTTTGCAAAAATTCTCGGCCCTCACGGAATCGTGGTAAATGCAGTTGCTCCCGGTCCCATTGAAACCGACATGCTGCACACAATTCCCCAAGCCCGCCGTGACGCAATCAAAGCCGCGGTCTACACCGGACGCTTCGGCAAACCGGAAGAAGTAGCTTCCGCCATGCACTGGCTGGCAACTGACTGCCCAGAATACATCAACGGAACCTGCATTGATATCAATAACGGTTCATTCCCCAGATAA